One Telluria mixta DNA window includes the following coding sequences:
- a CDS encoding NAD-dependent protein deacetylase, with protein MAEAFTVHDHAARIAAFLDRHPRALVLTGAGLSTASGIPDYRDRDGTRRGKPPIHGPDFRKSEAVQRRYWARSMIGWPVLAQARPNRGHVAIAGLERIGKIGSVLTQNVDGLHGQAGTHGVLELHGNIHTVVCLECSAIFPRAFVQGQLEDFNPHMAGANATPLPDGDASVEPTELASFRLPYCTCCGGTLMPNVVFFGDNVPPARTAIALEQMERADALLVVGSSLMVYSGFRFCRMAQAAGKPIAAINLGRTRADDLLDIKIEESAERVLPLALDMLIKGSEQTERDNTPSIPLDGGIL; from the coding sequence ATGGCAGAAGCATTCACCGTCCACGACCACGCGGCGCGGATCGCCGCATTCCTCGACCGCCACCCGCGCGCGCTTGTGCTGACGGGCGCGGGGCTGTCGACAGCATCCGGCATTCCCGATTACCGCGACCGCGACGGCACCCGGCGCGGCAAACCCCCGATCCACGGCCCGGATTTCCGCAAGTCCGAGGCCGTGCAGCGGCGCTATTGGGCGCGCAGCATGATCGGTTGGCCCGTGCTTGCGCAGGCCCGGCCGAATCGGGGCCATGTCGCGATCGCGGGGCTGGAACGCATCGGGAAGATCGGCTCGGTGCTGACGCAGAACGTGGACGGCCTGCACGGCCAGGCCGGCACCCACGGCGTGCTGGAATTGCACGGCAATATCCATACGGTCGTGTGCCTCGAATGCTCGGCGATTTTCCCGCGCGCTTTCGTGCAGGGACAGCTGGAAGATTTCAATCCGCATATGGCGGGTGCGAACGCGACGCCCTTGCCTGACGGCGACGCGTCCGTCGAACCGACGGAACTGGCCAGCTTCCGGCTGCCGTATTGCACCTGCTGCGGCGGCACGCTGATGCCGAACGTGGTCTTCTTTGGCGATAACGTCCCGCCGGCACGCACGGCCATCGCGCTGGAACAGATGGAACGGGCGGATGCGCTGCTGGTCGTCGGATCGTCGCTGATGGTCTATTCCGGCTTCCGCTTCTGCCGCATGGCGCAGGCCGCCGGTAAGCCGATCGCCGCCATCAACCTCGGCCGCACGCGGGCCGACGACCTCCTCGACATCAAGATCGAAGAATCGGCCGAGCGGGTGCTCCCGCTCGCGCTGGACATGCTCATCAAAGGTTCGGAGCAGACGGAGCGAGACAACACGCCATCCATACCACTCGACGGGGGAATACTGTGA
- a CDS encoding DMT family transporter: MNQKLTPSTVLLLTVPPLLWAGNAIVGRLVRAAVPPMTLNLLRWTIALAVLLPLGWATLRQAGVLDAIRIRWRRYALLGLLGIGMYNSLQYLALQSSTPINVTLVASGMPVWMMLVGRLFYGVAVRTRQVIGALLSIVGVLVVLCRGDVDQLLALRLVAGDLYMILATIAWSFYSWMLLQPRDEPALRADWAAFLGAQVAFGLLWSAGFAGVEWSLGAPAIAWSWPVVAALLFVAVCPAVLAFAMWGAGIRRAGPGIGAFFVNLTPLFTALLSSAFLGELPHAYHVLAFLLIVGGIVVSAKR; encoded by the coding sequence ATGAACCAGAAGCTCACTCCGTCGACTGTCCTGCTGCTGACCGTCCCGCCCCTGCTGTGGGCGGGCAACGCCATCGTGGGACGCCTGGTGCGCGCGGCCGTGCCGCCAATGACGTTGAACCTGCTGCGCTGGACGATCGCGCTGGCCGTGCTGCTGCCCCTTGGCTGGGCAACCTTGCGCCAGGCCGGCGTGCTCGATGCGATCCGGATCCGCTGGCGCCGTTATGCGCTGCTGGGGCTGCTGGGCATCGGCATGTACAACTCGCTGCAATACCTGGCGCTGCAGAGCTCCACGCCCATCAATGTCACCCTCGTCGCGTCCGGCATGCCCGTGTGGATGATGCTCGTCGGCCGCCTGTTCTACGGCGTCGCCGTGCGCACCCGCCAGGTGATCGGCGCATTGCTGTCGATCGTCGGGGTGCTCGTCGTGCTGTGCCGCGGCGACGTCGACCAGTTGCTCGCGCTGCGCCTCGTCGCGGGCGACCTCTACATGATCCTCGCGACGATCGCGTGGTCGTTCTACAGCTGGATGCTGCTGCAGCCTCGGGACGAGCCGGCCTTGCGCGCCGACTGGGCCGCATTCCTCGGCGCGCAGGTGGCGTTCGGGCTGCTGTGGTCGGCCGGTTTTGCCGGCGTCGAGTGGTCCCTGGGCGCACCGGCCATCGCGTGGAGCTGGCCGGTCGTGGCCGCGCTCCTGTTCGTTGCGGTGTGCCCGGCGGTGCTCGCGTTCGCCATGTGGGGCGCCGGCATCCGCCGTGCGGGACCCGGCATCGGCGCATTCTTCGTCAACCTGACGCCCCTGTTCACTGCGCTGCTGTCGTCCGCCTTCCTGGGCGAGCTGCCCCATGCCTACCACGTACTCGCGTTCCTGCTGATCGTGGGCGGGATCGTCGTTTCCGCCAAACGTTGA
- the nadB gene encoding L-aspartate oxidase, translating into MKFDVAIVGSGLAGLSVALHLAQTRKVAIISKRELLDGASNWAQGGIAAVLDSGDSHDQHIADTLVAGAGLCDEAATRYIVEHGREAIEWLIEQGVPFTRDETAELGFHLTREGGHSQRRIIHAADATGHAVQVTLEQKVRAHPNITLFEHHCAIDVITSDKLQPDGVHAGPALVGQPRCYGLYVQDEKSGKVQTFEAEHTVLATGGAGKVYLYTTNPDTATGDGIAMAWRAGCRVSNMEFIQFHPTCLYHPFAKSFLITEAVRGEGGLLKLPPEAGTAAGTRFMPAHDDRGELAPRDVVARAIDFEMKKRGVDYVHLDITHKSPEFIKEHFPTIYARCLELGIDITKEAIPVVPAVHFTCGGVVTDLAGRTDIPGLYAVGETAYTGLHGANRLASNSLLECLVVGRACAHQIAAAPSVDLPALPAWDESRVTNADEEVVIAHNWDELRRFMWNYVGIVRTTKRLERAQHRIKLLKEEIDEYYRNFRVTNDLLELRNLVEVAHLIVRSALSRHESRGLHFSRDYPDTLPKALPSVLTPRRR; encoded by the coding sequence ATGAAATTTGACGTAGCCATCGTCGGCAGCGGCCTGGCCGGCCTGTCGGTTGCCCTTCATCTGGCGCAAACCCGCAAGGTCGCCATCATCTCCAAGCGCGAGCTCCTCGACGGTGCCAGCAACTGGGCCCAGGGCGGCATCGCCGCCGTGCTGGATTCGGGCGACAGCCACGACCAGCATATCGCCGACACCCTCGTCGCCGGCGCGGGCCTGTGCGACGAAGCGGCCACCCGCTACATCGTCGAGCATGGGCGCGAGGCGATCGAATGGCTGATCGAGCAAGGCGTGCCGTTCACCCGCGACGAGACCGCGGAACTCGGCTTCCACCTGACCCGCGAAGGCGGCCACAGCCAGCGCCGTATCATCCATGCGGCCGACGCCACCGGCCACGCCGTGCAGGTGACGCTGGAACAGAAGGTGCGCGCCCACCCGAACATCACCCTCTTCGAGCACCACTGCGCGATCGACGTGATCACGTCCGATAAGCTACAGCCGGATGGCGTGCACGCCGGTCCGGCCCTCGTCGGCCAGCCGCGCTGCTACGGCCTGTACGTGCAGGACGAAAAGAGCGGCAAAGTGCAGACGTTCGAGGCGGAACACACGGTGCTCGCCACGGGCGGCGCCGGCAAGGTCTACCTGTACACGACGAATCCCGACACCGCGACGGGCGACGGCATCGCGATGGCCTGGCGCGCCGGCTGCCGCGTGTCGAACATGGAATTCATCCAGTTCCACCCGACCTGCCTGTACCACCCGTTCGCGAAATCGTTCCTGATCACGGAAGCCGTGCGCGGCGAAGGCGGCCTCTTGAAACTGCCGCCCGAGGCGGGCACCGCGGCCGGCACGCGCTTCATGCCCGCGCACGACGACCGGGGGGAACTGGCCCCGCGCGACGTCGTGGCGCGTGCCATCGACTTCGAAATGAAGAAGCGCGGCGTCGACTACGTCCACCTCGACATCACCCACAAGAGCCCCGAATTCATCAAGGAACACTTCCCGACGATCTACGCGCGCTGCCTGGAGCTGGGCATCGACATCACGAAGGAAGCGATCCCGGTCGTGCCGGCCGTGCACTTCACGTGCGGCGGCGTCGTGACGGACCTCGCGGGCCGCACCGACATCCCGGGCCTGTACGCCGTCGGCGAGACCGCTTATACGGGCTTGCATGGCGCCAACCGCCTGGCCAGCAACTCGCTGCTGGAATGCCTGGTCGTGGGCCGCGCGTGCGCCCACCAGATCGCCGCAGCACCGTCGGTCGACCTGCCCGCGCTGCCTGCGTGGGACGAGAGCCGCGTCACCAATGCGGACGAGGAAGTCGTCATCGCCCACAACTGGGACGAGCTGCGCCGCTTCATGTGGAACTACGTCGGCATCGTGCGCACGACGAAGCGCCTGGAACGCGCGCAACACCGCATCAAGCTGCTGAAGGAAGAGATCGACGAGTATTACCGTAACTTCCGCGTCACCAACGACCTGCTGGAGCTGCGCAACCTCGTCGAGGTGGCGCACCTGATCGTCCGCAGCGCGCTGTCGCGCCACGAAAGCCGCGGCCTGCATTTCTCGCGCGACTATCCGGATACGCTGCCGAAGGCGTTGCCGAGCGTCCTGACGCCGCGCCGGCGCTGA